A stretch of Bordetella genomosp. 13 DNA encodes these proteins:
- a CDS encoding imelysin family protein, translating into MHQKLRGLLTGAALAAALGAAGAHAAVEPAAVTRTYSDIALAGYEDSLATARTLRTAIEGLVAKPSAATLKAARDAWLAARVPYQQTEAFRFGNPIVDDWEGSVNAWPLDEGLLDYVDASYGSESDANAFYAVNLIANSKISVGGKTIDTSRITPELLSDVLHEADGNEANVATGYHAIEFMLWGQDLNGTGPAPADRKGTPQERHSGNRPHTDFDTANCTGGNCARRVEFLKAVADLLVSDLETMVANWKQDGAARKAVQDDPKAGLTAMLTGLGSLSYGELAGERMKLGLILGDPEEEHDCFSDNTHNSHFYNQMGIRNVYMGAYTRVDGKTVQGASLSELVKSRDAKLDAEVRAKLDDTVKAMQALKQRAETVETYDQMIASGNAEGNAAVQKAIDALVAQTRSLERVIALLEVGNVKLEGSDSLDNPAAVFK; encoded by the coding sequence ATGCATCAAAAGCTACGAGGTCTGTTGACCGGCGCCGCGCTGGCAGCCGCCCTGGGCGCGGCCGGCGCCCATGCCGCGGTCGAGCCCGCCGCCGTGACCCGCACGTATTCCGATATCGCCCTGGCCGGCTATGAAGACTCGCTGGCCACCGCGCGCACGCTGCGCACGGCGATCGAGGGGCTGGTCGCCAAGCCCAGCGCCGCGACGCTGAAGGCTGCGCGCGACGCCTGGTTGGCCGCCCGCGTGCCCTATCAGCAGACCGAGGCCTTCCGCTTCGGCAACCCCATCGTCGACGACTGGGAAGGCAGCGTGAACGCATGGCCGCTGGACGAGGGCCTGCTCGACTACGTCGATGCCTCGTACGGCTCGGAAAGCGACGCCAATGCGTTCTATGCGGTCAACCTCATCGCCAATTCCAAGATCTCGGTGGGCGGCAAGACGATCGACACCTCGCGCATCACGCCCGAGCTGCTGTCCGACGTGCTGCACGAGGCCGACGGCAACGAGGCCAACGTGGCCACCGGCTACCACGCCATCGAATTCATGCTGTGGGGGCAAGACCTCAACGGCACCGGCCCCGCGCCGGCCGACCGCAAGGGCACCCCGCAGGAACGCCACTCGGGCAATCGTCCGCACACCGATTTCGATACGGCCAACTGCACCGGCGGCAACTGCGCGCGCCGCGTCGAGTTCCTGAAGGCCGTGGCCGACCTGCTGGTCTCCGACCTGGAAACCATGGTGGCCAACTGGAAGCAGGACGGCGCCGCGCGCAAGGCCGTGCAGGACGATCCCAAGGCAGGCCTGACCGCCATGCTGACCGGGCTGGGCAGCCTGTCGTACGGCGAACTGGCCGGCGAGCGCATGAAGCTCGGACTCATCCTGGGCGACCCCGAGGAAGAGCACGACTGCTTCTCGGACAACACGCACAACTCGCACTTCTACAACCAGATGGGCATCCGCAACGTCTATATGGGCGCCTATACTCGCGTGGACGGCAAGACGGTGCAGGGCGCCAGCCTCTCCGAACTGGTGAAGTCGCGCGACGCCAAGCTCGATGCCGAAGTGCGCGCCAAGCTCGACGACACGGTCAAGGCCATGCAGGCCTTGAAGCAGCGCGCCGAGACGGTGGAAACCTACGACCAGATGATCGCCAGCGGCAATGCCGAAGGCAACGCGGCGGTGCAGAAGGCCATCGACGCGCTGGTCGCGCAGACCCGCAGCCTCGAGCGCGTGATCGCGCTGCTGGAAGTGGGCAACGTCAAGCTCGAAGGTTCCGACAGCCTGGATAACCCCGCAGCCGTATTCAAATGA
- a CDS encoding antibiotic biosynthesis monooxygenase, producing MSAAPVPVPVTMLVTRHISPDRYSDFLAWMRQGEILAAGFPGFLGSGVLQPPEGGDQYQIVLRFADEASLTRWETSLPRRMWLERGASLVRTSHETRVSGMDSWFGPRMTAPPRWKQAFSIWIAYFPMLLLFSTIFNEQLSALPLFWRVLVTTACMTPVLSFICMPVITRLLRRWLYPAGASQRGLKAARG from the coding sequence ATGTCCGCCGCCCCGGTTCCCGTTCCCGTCACGATGCTGGTGACGCGTCACATCTCTCCCGATCGCTACAGCGATTTCCTGGCGTGGATGCGCCAGGGAGAGATCCTGGCCGCCGGGTTTCCGGGCTTCCTGGGATCGGGCGTGCTGCAGCCGCCCGAGGGAGGCGACCAGTATCAGATCGTGCTGCGCTTCGCGGACGAGGCCAGCCTGACGCGCTGGGAGACCTCGCTGCCGCGCCGGATGTGGCTCGAGCGGGGAGCGTCGCTGGTGCGTACCAGTCATGAAACGCGGGTCAGCGGGATGGACAGCTGGTTTGGTCCAAGGATGACCGCGCCGCCCCGGTGGAAACAGGCGTTCAGCATCTGGATCGCCTACTTTCCGATGCTGCTGCTGTTCAGCACCATTTTCAACGAGCAGCTCAGCGCGTTGCCGCTGTTCTGGCGCGTCCTGGTCACCACGGCCTGTATGACTCCGGTGCTGTCGTTCATCTGTATGCCGGTCATCACGCGGCTGCTGCGCCGCTGGCTGTATCCGGCCGGCGCCTCGCAACGGGGATTGAAGGCGGCGCGGGGATGA
- the hpxZ gene encoding oxalurate catabolism protein HpxZ gives MDINLPDVVAEVSAQFARYEHALVNNEVETLDELFWNSPHTLRYGATENLYGYEAIREFRAQRPAQGLAREVLRTVITTYGRDFATANIEFRREGSPRIGRQSQTWMRTPQGWRVVAAHVSLMSP, from the coding sequence ATGGACATCAACCTGCCCGACGTGGTCGCCGAGGTGTCGGCGCAATTCGCGCGCTACGAGCACGCGCTGGTCAACAACGAGGTGGAGACGCTCGACGAACTGTTCTGGAACAGTCCGCACACCCTGCGCTACGGCGCCACCGAAAATCTGTACGGCTATGAGGCCATACGCGAGTTTCGCGCACAGCGTCCGGCGCAAGGCCTGGCGCGCGAGGTGCTGCGCACCGTCATCACCACGTATGGCCGCGACTTCGCCACCGCCAACATCGAGTTCCGGCGCGAAGGCTCGCCGCGCATCGGGCGCCAGAGCCAGACGTGGATGCGGACCCCGCAGGGTTGGCGAGTGGTGGCGGCGCACGTCAGCCTGATGAGCCCTTGA